In the genome of Hymenobacter taeanensis, one region contains:
- the kdpB gene encoding potassium-transporting ATPase subunit KdpB, with amino-acid sequence MSSKSQSLFQPALVSEALKQAFVKLDPRIMFRNPVMFTVEIGTVVMLLVTLGLLVNPDAAQGSFGYNFTVFLVLFLTLLFANFAEAIAEARGKAQAESLRKTREETPARVIDEKGTISSVSSSQLQKGQVFLVEAGEIIPTDGEIIEGLATIDESAITGESAPVIREAGGDKSSVTGGTKVLSDRIKVVVTTAPGESFLDKMIALVEGASRQKTPNEIALTILLAGFTLVFVIVCVTLQPFAEYSHAPIAISAFIALFVCLIPTTIGGLLSAIGIAGMDRALRANVITKSGKAVETAGDIDVLLLDKTGTITIGNRKATHFWPAPGVEERQFIELATLSSLTDETPEGKSIVELAREKQVSPEALQPRLQGAELIKFTAETRSSGVTLPNGVRIRKGASDAVRQLANRANQPFPQETTQRVEAIASNGGTPLVVSENDRVLGVVELQDIIKPGIQERFARLRNMGIKTVMVTGDNPLTAKFIAEKAGVDDFIAEAKPEDKMTYIRNEQQQGKLVAMMGDGTNDAPALAQADVGVAMNSGTQAAKEAGNMVDLDNDPTKLIEVVEIGKQLLMTRGTLTTFSIANDVAKYFAIVPALFMVAIPSLRALNIMGLHSPQSAILSAVIFNALIIPALVPLALRGVAYKPIGASALLRRNLLVYGLGGVLVPFIGIKLIDLLVGVFV; translated from the coding sequence ATGTCTTCCAAATCTCAATCTCTCTTTCAACCCGCGCTGGTTTCGGAGGCCCTAAAGCAGGCCTTCGTGAAGCTCGACCCGCGTATCATGTTCCGCAACCCGGTGATGTTCACCGTGGAAATCGGGACGGTGGTCATGCTGCTCGTAACGCTAGGCCTGTTGGTGAACCCCGACGCCGCTCAAGGCTCATTCGGGTACAACTTCACCGTGTTCCTGGTCCTGTTCCTGACCTTGCTATTCGCCAATTTCGCCGAGGCTATTGCCGAAGCCCGCGGCAAAGCTCAGGCCGAGAGCCTCCGCAAAACCCGCGAGGAAACGCCTGCCCGCGTTATCGACGAAAAAGGTACCATCTCCTCCGTTTCGTCTTCGCAGCTGCAGAAGGGCCAGGTGTTTCTGGTGGAAGCCGGCGAAATCATTCCCACCGATGGGGAAATCATCGAAGGCCTGGCTACCATTGATGAGTCGGCCATTACGGGCGAGTCGGCGCCGGTCATCCGGGAGGCCGGTGGTGATAAGTCGTCGGTGACGGGGGGCACCAAGGTGTTGTCAGACCGCATTAAAGTGGTAGTGACGACGGCTCCCGGCGAGTCGTTTCTGGATAAGATGATTGCGCTGGTAGAAGGCGCCTCGCGGCAGAAAACGCCCAACGAAATTGCCCTTACTATTCTGCTGGCAGGCTTTACGCTGGTGTTCGTGATTGTGTGCGTGACGCTGCAGCCCTTTGCGGAGTACTCGCACGCGCCCATCGCCATTTCGGCCTTCATTGCCTTGTTCGTGTGTCTGATCCCGACCACCATTGGCGGGCTGCTCTCGGCCATTGGTATTGCTGGCATGGACCGCGCGCTGCGGGCCAACGTCATCACCAAAAGCGGCAAAGCCGTGGAAACCGCCGGCGACATCGACGTGCTGCTACTGGACAAAACCGGCACCATCACCATCGGCAACCGCAAAGCCACCCACTTCTGGCCCGCCCCCGGCGTAGAGGAACGGCAGTTTATAGAACTGGCTACCCTCTCCTCTCTCACCGACGAAACGCCCGAGGGCAAGAGCATTGTGGAGCTGGCCCGCGAAAAGCAGGTAAGCCCCGAGGCCCTGCAGCCGCGCCTGCAAGGTGCTGAGTTGATCAAGTTCACGGCCGAAACCCGCAGCAGCGGTGTGACTCTGCCCAATGGCGTCCGCATCCGCAAAGGTGCTTCCGACGCCGTTCGGCAACTGGCCAACAGAGCCAACCAGCCTTTCCCGCAGGAAACGACTCAGCGCGTAGAAGCCATTGCCAGTAACGGGGGTACGCCGCTGGTGGTGAGCGAAAACGACCGGGTACTGGGCGTGGTAGAGCTCCAAGATATCATTAAGCCCGGCATTCAGGAGCGGTTTGCGCGCCTGCGCAACATGGGCATCAAAACGGTGATGGTAACCGGCGACAACCCACTCACGGCCAAGTTTATTGCCGAAAAAGCGGGCGTCGATGACTTCATTGCCGAAGCCAAGCCCGAGGATAAAATGACCTATATCCGCAACGAGCAGCAGCAGGGCAAGCTGGTCGCTATGATGGGCGACGGCACCAACGACGCCCCCGCTCTGGCCCAGGCCGATGTGGGAGTGGCCATGAACTCCGGCACCCAGGCCGCCAAGGAGGCCGGCAACATGGTCGACCTCGACAACGACCCCACCAAGCTCATTGAGGTGGTGGAAATAGGAAAGCAGCTGCTCATGACCCGCGGCACGCTTACCACCTTCTCCATCGCCAACGACGTGGCCAAGTACTTCGCCATTGTGCCGGCCCTGTTCATGGTGGCCATCCCGAGCCTGCGTGCCCTGAATATCATGGGCCTGCACTCGCCGCAGTCGGCTATTCTGTCGGCCGTCATTTTCAACGCCCTCATTATTCCGGCGCTGGTACCGCTGGCCCTGCGCGGAGTGGCCTACAAGCCCATTGGCGCCTCGGCGCTGCTGCGCCGCAACCTGCTGGTGTATGGTTTGGGCGGGGTGCTGGTCCCCTTCATCGGCATTAAGCTGATTGACCTGCTGGTGGGCGTGTTTGTGTAG
- a CDS encoding sensor protein KdpD, with amino-acid sequence MTLRDDLSADAARDQSAERFLRLVQQKRRGRLKVYLGLAAGVGKTYRMLQEAHELRQHGVDVVLGYIETHGRLETVAQLRDLPQVPRKTLFYKGRALEEMDVAAIVQRRPAVVVVDELAHSNVPGSQHDKRWQDVEALVKAGISVITAVNVQHLESLHDQVLRITGIDVTERVPDLLLKQADEVVNVDLTVGELRARLEEGKIYDPQKIPRALQGFFRPEHLLQLRQLAVREVSLLLGHQIESEAGGAAPVAPERRNTDRLLACINSNAAAAKEIIRKTSRLADRLSAAVWYVLYVQTTRESADRIGLATQRHLLGNLQLATELGAQILRVKDDDVVAAIQRTAREKNATLLVCGVTSEKTLWKKISHRGLTQDLVRAVALSGLELDIFLVTY; translated from the coding sequence ATGACACTGCGTGATGATCTTTCGGCTGATGCGGCCCGTGACCAATCGGCGGAGCGGTTTCTGCGGCTGGTGCAGCAGAAGCGCCGGGGGCGGCTGAAAGTATACCTGGGGCTGGCGGCGGGCGTGGGCAAGACCTACCGCATGCTGCAGGAGGCTCACGAGCTGCGCCAGCACGGCGTAGACGTAGTGCTTGGCTACATCGAGACCCACGGCCGCCTTGAAACCGTGGCCCAGCTCCGCGACCTGCCGCAGGTGCCCCGCAAGACGCTGTTCTACAAGGGGCGTGCCCTCGAGGAAATGGATGTAGCCGCCATTGTGCAGCGTCGGCCGGCCGTAGTGGTGGTAGATGAGCTGGCCCATTCCAATGTGCCCGGCTCCCAGCACGATAAGCGCTGGCAGGATGTAGAGGCGCTGGTAAAAGCCGGGATTTCGGTGATAACGGCCGTGAACGTGCAGCATCTGGAAAGCCTGCACGACCAGGTACTGCGCATTACGGGCATTGATGTAACGGAGCGGGTACCCGATCTACTGCTTAAACAGGCCGATGAAGTGGTGAACGTGGACCTGACGGTAGGCGAGTTGCGGGCTCGCCTGGAAGAGGGCAAAATCTACGACCCGCAGAAAATACCCAGGGCCTTACAAGGGTTTTTCCGGCCCGAACACCTGCTGCAGTTGCGGCAGCTGGCGGTGCGGGAAGTATCGTTGCTGCTAGGCCACCAGATTGAGTCGGAGGCGGGCGGGGCCGCGCCGGTGGCTCCGGAGCGCCGCAACACCGACCGGCTCCTGGCCTGCATTAACTCCAACGCAGCCGCAGCCAAAGAAATCATCCGCAAAACCTCCCGCCTCGCCGACCGCCTTTCCGCCGCCGTCTGGTACGTGCTCTACGTGCAGACCACCCGCGAATCAGCGGATCGGATTGGGCTGGCTACGCAACGCCATTTGCTGGGCAACCTGCAGCTGGCCACCGAGCTGGGCGCCCAGATTCTGCGCGTAAAAGACGATGACGTGGTGGCAGCCATTCAGCGCACAGCCCGTGAGAAAAACGCTACGCTGCTCGTGTGCGGCGTCACCAGCGAAAAAACCCTGTGGAAGAAAATCAGCCACCGCGGCCTCACGCAGGATCTGGTGCGGGCAGTGGCCCTTTCTGGCCTGGAGCTAGACATCTTTCTGGTCACGTACTGA
- the kdpA gene encoding potassium-transporting ATPase subunit KdpA: MNTELLGIAGILLATVVLAIPLGHYLAAVYRGDRTWTDFLAPLERGLFRVAGINPAQEMSWQQHLMALLTINLLWFFWAMLVLCTQGSLPLNPDGNASMSPDLAFNTAISFLVNCNLQHYSGEAGLTYLSQIMVIMFLQFVTAATGLAACVVVFNALRERTTDKLGNFYVYFVRSITRVLLPLALVVALVLAFQGTPMTLQGKQPLLTLQGDSVQVSRGPAAAMIGIKQIGTNGGGFFGVNSAHPLENPTYLTNAVENIGIILIPMAMALAFGYYLRRPKLGWMVFGVMMAGYLLLQLPTVYLEMHGYPAISRLGINQSLGSLEGKEMRLGAAASALWAIQTTVTSNGSVNAMHDSLTPLSGMNAMLGMMTNAFFGGVGVGFLNFFVFIIVAVFIAGLMVGRTPELLGRKIEAREMKIALIIALLHPLLILCGTALATYLHAHDAQGLSGWLANPGFHGFSEMLYEYTSSAANNGSGFEGLGDNTPWWNISTGLVLLLARYLPIIGPVAIAGLLARKKYTPESVGTLRTDTTTFGVMIFFVIWIIAALAFFPALALGPLAEHFSLY; encoded by the coding sequence ATGAACACTGAACTTCTCGGCATTGCTGGCATTTTGCTGGCGACGGTGGTGCTGGCCATACCGCTGGGCCACTACTTGGCAGCCGTGTACCGCGGCGACCGTACCTGGACTGACTTTCTGGCCCCGCTGGAACGCGGCCTGTTTCGCGTGGCAGGCATCAATCCCGCTCAAGAAATGAGCTGGCAGCAGCACCTGATGGCGCTGCTGACCATTAACCTGCTGTGGTTTTTCTGGGCTATGCTGGTGCTTTGCACCCAGGGTAGCCTGCCGCTGAATCCCGATGGCAACGCCTCTATGTCGCCGGATCTGGCCTTCAACACGGCCATTTCCTTTCTGGTGAACTGCAACCTGCAACACTACTCCGGCGAAGCAGGCCTGACTTACCTCTCGCAGATCATGGTCATCATGTTTCTGCAGTTCGTGACGGCGGCTACTGGCCTAGCGGCCTGTGTGGTGGTATTTAATGCCCTGCGGGAGCGTACCACCGACAAGCTGGGCAACTTCTATGTGTACTTCGTGCGCAGCATCACCCGCGTGCTGCTACCGCTGGCGCTGGTAGTGGCCCTGGTGCTGGCCTTCCAGGGCACGCCCATGACGCTTCAGGGCAAACAGCCTCTCCTCACGCTGCAGGGTGACTCTGTGCAGGTTAGCCGCGGCCCAGCGGCGGCCATGATTGGTATCAAGCAGATTGGCACCAATGGCGGCGGCTTCTTCGGCGTCAACTCGGCCCACCCGCTCGAAAACCCCACGTACCTGACCAATGCCGTCGAGAACATCGGCATTATCCTGATTCCGATGGCTATGGCCCTGGCGTTCGGCTACTACCTGCGCCGGCCTAAGCTGGGCTGGATGGTGTTTGGGGTGATGATGGCTGGCTACCTGCTGCTGCAGCTACCCACCGTGTACCTGGAAATGCACGGCTACCCCGCTATCAGTCGCTTGGGCATCAACCAGAGCCTGGGCTCGCTGGAGGGCAAGGAAATGCGCCTGGGAGCGGCGGCTTCCGCCCTCTGGGCCATTCAGACCACCGTTACCAGCAACGGCTCAGTGAATGCCATGCACGACTCGCTCACGCCTCTTTCCGGCATGAACGCCATGCTGGGCATGATGACTAATGCCTTTTTTGGCGGGGTGGGCGTGGGCTTCCTCAACTTCTTCGTGTTCATCATCGTGGCCGTGTTCATCGCGGGGCTGATGGTAGGCCGCACGCCGGAGCTGCTGGGCCGCAAGATTGAAGCCCGCGAGATGAAAATTGCCCTCATCATCGCGCTGCTGCACCCGCTGCTGATTTTGTGCGGCACGGCCCTGGCCACGTATCTGCACGCTCACGATGCGCAGGGCCTGAGCGGGTGGCTGGCCAACCCCGGCTTCCACGGCTTCTCTGAGATGCTGTATGAGTACACCTCGTCGGCGGCCAACAACGGCTCCGGCTTCGAGGGGCTCGGCGACAACACCCCCTGGTGGAACATCAGCACGGGTCTGGTGCTGCTGCTGGCCCGCTACCTGCCCATTATTGGCCCAGTAGCCATTGCTGGCCTGCTGGCCCGCAAAAAGTACACCCCCGAATCGGTGGGCACGCTCCGCACCGACACGACCACCTTCGGCGTGATGATCTTCTTCGTGATTTGGATTATTGCCGCCCTGGCCTTCTTCCCAGCCTTGGCCCTTGGCCCATTAGCCGAGCATTTTAGCCTGTATTAG
- the kdpC gene encoding potassium-transporting ATPase subunit KdpC: MKTHLFPALRLSLAMLVLCCLIYPALVWTAAQVAPGHGQGVQLTHNGRVVGFANVGQKFDRPGYFNTRPSAVNYAADGSGGSNKGPSNPEYLATVHTRVEAFLSHNPTIALSEVPAELVTASGSGLDPHLSPAGAYAQVERVARLRGLPVARVRALVAAQVEEPLIVFFGPAKVNVLRLNLALDSLQGR, encoded by the coding sequence ATGAAAACACATCTGTTTCCGGCGCTTCGCCTTTCCCTAGCCATGCTTGTGCTGTGTTGCCTGATTTATCCCGCGCTGGTATGGACCGCGGCCCAAGTAGCGCCCGGCCACGGCCAAGGCGTGCAGCTGACGCACAACGGCCGCGTAGTGGGCTTTGCCAACGTAGGCCAGAAGTTCGACCGGCCCGGGTACTTTAACACCCGCCCCTCCGCCGTAAACTACGCTGCCGACGGCTCGGGTGGCTCCAACAAAGGGCCCAGCAACCCCGAGTACCTGGCCACAGTGCATACCCGGGTAGAAGCTTTCCTGAGCCATAACCCTACCATAGCACTATCCGAAGTGCCCGCGGAACTGGTCACGGCCAGCGGCTCTGGTCTCGACCCGCACCTCTCGCCGGCCGGAGCCTACGCGCAGGTAGAGCGGGTGGCTCGCTTGCGTGGCTTGCCCGTTGCCCGGGTGCGGGCGCTGGTGGCAGCTCAGGTGGAGGAGCCGCTCATTGTGTTCTTCGGCCCCGCTAAAGTAAATGTGCTGCGCCTGAATCTGGCGCTTGATTCCCTGCAAGGCCGATAG
- a CDS encoding HAMP domain-containing sensor histidine kinase translates to MQLKTKITLGFVAMLALLLLIGGYAYYAVQRLDASSRTILRANFYTIELGQQMLRALDKMETTPTAPNALPEFERALTREAGNLTEPGEQALVDSLTHNLAAYQRLLVAAPAAAQQAQLEQLRTQTHRMIGLNVQALTTKNSASNQATERASHYLLACISLALLIGLGLVLSVPEAAVTPLRKVTAAIRHASQGNYHQTIPVESHNEFGAVAGAFNHLLVRLQEFRSSTTADLITERNRMESLVNSLDEGLLLIDQHRRILLANPTAAELLGVPVAQLVGQPADELAKQNDLLRSLLAPLEAPRRQQALAEAPLFTITQNNEEAYFRLTVHDIVSFNKAADEMQFVGHILALHNVSDFKRLDQVKSNFLATVSHELKTPLSSININLKLLQDERVPAEERQRITSSIRQETQRLQRMVSELLNVSRLDAGAGIQLDVHPTDLSQVVRYATDTVQAQLDDKQLRLEIALPPNLPKACADVEKTTWVLINLLANAIRYSPTGETLTVWAEVAGPMVQVCVQDRGPGIAAEHHDRIFQRFAQIPDKTGYRGGSGLGLSIAREFITSQGGRLWVESELGMGSTFCFTLPLVS, encoded by the coding sequence ATGCAACTTAAAACCAAAATTACTCTGGGCTTTGTGGCTATGCTGGCGCTGTTGCTGCTGATTGGCGGGTATGCCTACTATGCGGTGCAGCGGCTGGATGCCAGTTCGCGCACTATTCTGCGGGCGAACTTCTACACGATTGAGCTGGGCCAGCAGATGCTACGTGCCCTCGACAAGATGGAAACGACGCCGACGGCCCCCAATGCGCTACCCGAGTTTGAGCGGGCCCTGACCCGCGAAGCCGGTAACCTCACTGAGCCCGGCGAGCAGGCCTTGGTTGACTCGCTCACGCACAACCTGGCAGCCTACCAGCGGCTACTAGTGGCGGCCCCGGCCGCCGCTCAGCAGGCCCAGCTGGAGCAACTACGGACCCAAACTCACCGCATGATTGGCTTGAACGTGCAGGCCCTCACCACAAAAAACTCTGCTTCCAACCAAGCCACCGAGCGCGCCAGCCACTACCTGCTGGCCTGCATTTCCCTGGCCCTGCTGATAGGCCTAGGCCTGGTGCTGAGCGTGCCCGAAGCCGCCGTAACACCCTTGCGGAAGGTAACGGCGGCAATTCGGCACGCCAGCCAGGGCAACTACCACCAAACTATTCCGGTGGAAAGCCACAACGAGTTTGGGGCAGTAGCCGGTGCCTTCAACCACTTACTGGTACGGCTGCAGGAGTTCCGCTCCTCTACCACCGCCGACCTGATTACCGAGCGCAACCGGATGGAAAGCCTGGTGAACAGCCTCGATGAAGGCCTCCTACTCATCGATCAGCACCGGCGCATTCTGTTGGCTAACCCCACGGCCGCCGAACTGCTGGGCGTGCCGGTTGCCCAGCTCGTGGGACAGCCCGCCGACGAGCTGGCAAAACAGAACGACCTGCTCCGCTCCTTGCTCGCGCCCCTGGAAGCCCCGCGCCGTCAGCAGGCCCTGGCCGAGGCTCCGCTATTCACCATCACCCAGAATAATGAGGAAGCGTACTTCCGCCTCACCGTTCACGACATCGTTTCATTTAACAAGGCCGCTGATGAAATGCAGTTCGTAGGCCACATCCTAGCCCTGCACAACGTGTCAGACTTTAAGCGGCTGGATCAGGTAAAGTCGAACTTTCTGGCCACGGTTTCGCACGAGCTAAAAACGCCTCTATCGAGCATCAATATCAACTTAAAGCTACTGCAGGATGAGCGCGTGCCTGCTGAGGAGCGCCAGCGCATTACCAGCAGCATCCGGCAGGAAACGCAGCGCCTGCAGCGCATGGTGAGTGAGCTGCTGAACGTTTCGCGCCTTGATGCCGGAGCTGGTATCCAGCTCGACGTGCACCCTACTGACCTGAGCCAAGTAGTACGCTATGCCACCGATACGGTGCAGGCGCAGCTGGATGACAAGCAGCTCCGCCTGGAAATTGCCCTCCCACCCAACCTGCCTAAAGCCTGCGCCGACGTTGAAAAAACTACCTGGGTGCTTATCAACCTGCTCGCTAACGCTATCCGCTACTCTCCCACGGGCGAAACACTGACTGTTTGGGCTGAGGTAGCCGGGCCAATGGTGCAGGTGTGTGTGCAGGACCGCGGACCCGGTATCGCGGCCGAACACCACGACCGGATTTTCCAGCGCTTCGCGCAGATTCCGGACAAAACCGGCTACCGCGGTGGCTCAGGCCTGGGGTTAAGCATTGCCCGCGAGTTCATCACCAGCCAGGGCGGGCGGTTATGGGTAGAAAGCGAGCTGGGCATGGGCAGCACCTTCTGCTTCACGCTGCCCCTGGTTAGTTAG
- a CDS encoding TlpA disulfide reductase family protein, which yields MTTPFIIKGKLGTLNAPAKVYLVRGMAITDSATLKNGAFELKGTTETPVTADLVFRRKGRLTSMYGQLDRTRVFLEPGTLLVTSPDSLAHATLKGGPATTDYVRLTESIKPIIANIQAFGAEAQKATEQQRQDAAYQEQMRGKFEAFNKQIATSYYTFIKANPNSWASLDALLGLQMLDLPQYNTVGPLYEALSPALKNSPQGREYGELVRGLKAVAIGAQAPDFTQKTPDGKTVSLRDYRGKYVLVDFWASWCGPCRQENPSVAKAYNEYKGRNFEVLGVSLDNEKDRAKWVKAIQDDQLPWTQVSDLRGWENEAARMYQVRGIPQNYLIDPTGKIIAANLKGADLRATLAQLIK from the coding sequence ATGACTACACCCTTCATTATCAAGGGTAAGCTGGGTACGCTGAATGCGCCCGCCAAAGTTTACCTAGTGCGGGGAATGGCTATAACTGACTCAGCTACACTGAAGAATGGTGCCTTTGAACTGAAAGGCACCACCGAAACACCTGTTACCGCCGACCTTGTTTTTCGGCGCAAGGGCCGTTTGACCAGCATGTATGGACAGTTGGACCGCACTCGCGTTTTCCTGGAGCCCGGTACGCTGCTCGTCACCAGCCCCGACTCACTAGCGCATGCTACCCTCAAGGGCGGCCCGGCTACCACAGACTATGTACGCCTCACTGAGTCAATAAAGCCCATTATTGCGAATATCCAGGCTTTTGGGGCCGAGGCTCAAAAGGCCACTGAACAGCAGCGGCAAGACGCCGCCTATCAGGAGCAGATGAGGGGTAAGTTCGAGGCCTTTAACAAGCAGATTGCCACTTCCTATTACACGTTTATTAAGGCTAACCCGAACTCCTGGGCCAGCTTAGATGCCCTGCTAGGCCTACAAATGCTGGATTTGCCGCAGTACAATACGGTAGGACCGCTCTACGAAGCGCTCAGCCCAGCCCTTAAGAACAGCCCTCAGGGCCGTGAATACGGCGAGTTGGTACGCGGCCTGAAGGCAGTGGCTATTGGGGCCCAGGCCCCCGACTTTACCCAGAAAACGCCCGACGGCAAAACCGTGTCGTTGCGCGACTACCGGGGCAAGTATGTGCTGGTTGACTTCTGGGCCTCGTGGTGCGGACCCTGCCGGCAGGAAAACCCATCTGTAGCTAAAGCTTACAACGAGTACAAGGGCCGCAACTTTGAGGTACTGGGGGTGTCGCTTGATAATGAAAAGGATCGGGCCAAATGGGTGAAGGCTATTCAGGACGATCAACTACCCTGGACGCAGGTATCGGACCTGCGCGGCTGGGAAAACGAGGCCGCCCGGATGTACCAAGTGCGCGGCATTCCGCAGAACTACCTGATTGACCCCACCGGCAAAATCATTGCCGCCAACCTGAAAGGCGCAGACTTAAGAGCTACTTTGGCGCAGCTTATCAAGTAG
- a CDS encoding potassium-transporting ATPase subunit F — MGYSGASETNLLLLAMMIALFVLALAAFGYLSYVLLRPERF, encoded by the coding sequence TTGGGGTATTCGGGCGCATCTGAAACCAACTTACTGCTCCTTGCCATGATGATTGCCCTGTTTGTGCTCGCGCTGGCCGCTTTCGGCTACCTCAGCTACGTGCTGCTCCGCCCCGAGCGCTTTTAA
- a CDS encoding porin, with protein sequence MKALSLLTLGLFSTAVTLAQTTPTTDSTLAVPLAAVPSEATPNPLTTYGFVDGYYGYDIKHVASNTRPGFLYSHNRQNEFTVNNAVLGMRYDNGQVRGAIGLHAGTYVAANYANEDQVFKHIYEAYAGFRPLEKAWLDVGIFGSHIGFESALSKDNWTLTRSLMAENSPYYEAGARFTYEVDPKLTLTALVLNGWQNIRENNQKKAVGTQIQWKPTDKLLINSSTFYGNEQPQELVKRRRYFHDFYISYAATDRLSVAGVFDVGKQEKATRGSKADTWHTGAAFVRYKLADTWTAAARAEYYYADHGVIINSISPSTTDANFNVKSASLNLDYLPTSNVAFRVEGRVFHSGQDFLTDRNGQPTNSYGNLTSSIALSF encoded by the coding sequence ATGAAAGCTCTTTCGCTTCTCACTCTAGGCCTGTTCAGCACCGCTGTCACATTGGCCCAGACTACCCCGACCACCGACTCCACCCTGGCGGTACCCCTCGCGGCGGTACCCAGTGAGGCTACTCCCAACCCGCTCACCACGTATGGGTTTGTGGATGGATATTATGGCTACGATATCAAGCACGTGGCTTCTAACACGCGGCCCGGCTTCTTGTACTCCCACAACCGCCAGAACGAGTTCACGGTCAACAATGCCGTACTTGGGATGCGCTATGATAACGGGCAGGTGCGCGGGGCAATAGGCCTGCACGCGGGTACATACGTGGCCGCTAACTATGCCAATGAAGACCAGGTGTTCAAGCACATTTATGAGGCCTACGCGGGCTTTCGGCCGCTTGAAAAAGCTTGGCTGGATGTGGGCATCTTCGGCTCCCACATTGGCTTTGAGTCGGCGCTGAGCAAAGACAACTGGACGCTGACCCGCTCCCTGATGGCGGAAAACTCGCCCTATTACGAGGCCGGGGCGCGCTTTACCTACGAGGTTGACCCCAAGCTGACGCTGACGGCCCTGGTGCTGAACGGGTGGCAGAACATCCGGGAGAACAACCAGAAAAAGGCCGTGGGCACCCAAATTCAGTGGAAACCCACTGATAAATTGCTTATCAACAGCAGCACGTTTTACGGCAACGAGCAGCCTCAGGAGCTGGTGAAGCGTCGCCGCTACTTCCACGATTTTTATATCAGCTACGCCGCCACCGACCGCCTGAGCGTAGCGGGTGTGTTTGATGTAGGCAAGCAGGAGAAAGCCACCCGGGGCAGCAAGGCCGATACCTGGCACACGGGCGCTGCTTTTGTACGCTATAAGCTGGCCGACACATGGACCGCTGCCGCCCGCGCCGAGTACTACTACGCCGACCACGGCGTCATCATCAACTCTATTTCTCCCAGCACCACCGACGCCAACTTTAATGTAAAGTCTGCCTCTCTCAACCTAGACTACCTGCCCACCAGCAACGTGGCGTTTCGGGTGGAAGGACGCGTATTCCACTCGGGTCAGGATTTCCTGACGGACCGCAATGGCCAGCCCACCAACAGCTACGGCAACCTCACGTCGAGCATTGCTCTGTCGTTCTAG